In Desulfonatronospira thiodismutans ASO3-1, a single window of DNA contains:
- the dnaN gene encoding DNA polymerase III subunit beta, with translation MKIIIYKEDFVEGISKASNLIPTKTGAAYLRTIWFKTDMDSVRIMSTDSNVEFTGEYRAEIVEEGLIGTPGRKISDLIRKLKSGPITMYSDEKNDILYVQQEKRHFKLPLSESSWFPELDEFPEENALAGIPGIKFKDILEKSLFCISDDDTMQGMTCLKIAPGDENQVEFCAFNGHQLSLYIHESSGLREILPEKGIMIAKKYLMDLRKWVPESDIQITITDSKIFFRTLDKKECFSLPLNMHQFPNYRDFINNYSEKLGGPLVTTKNDLMDSLERILIFNTDSQMSTLMRLGQEEIYMTSTAVDSGEAEEVVGCSYQGNLKEVVFNTKSLLEILGHIDDDNVVMKFSGPIEPCRINGENDQKYYVMTMPVQIEEETYYTEEEMD, from the coding sequence ATGAAAATTATAATATATAAAGAGGATTTCGTGGAAGGGATCAGTAAGGCTTCAAACCTTATTCCAACTAAAACAGGGGCTGCATATCTTCGAACCATCTGGTTCAAAACGGATATGGACAGCGTCAGGATTATGAGTACGGACAGCAATGTGGAATTTACAGGTGAATACCGGGCTGAAATCGTTGAAGAAGGCCTTATCGGCACGCCGGGGAGAAAAATATCCGACCTCATAAGGAAATTGAAATCCGGACCCATCACCATGTATTCTGATGAAAAAAATGATATTCTATATGTTCAACAGGAAAAAAGGCATTTCAAGCTGCCCCTCAGTGAAAGCTCCTGGTTTCCCGAACTTGATGAATTCCCGGAAGAAAATGCTCTGGCCGGCATTCCCGGGATAAAATTCAAGGATATTCTGGAAAAAAGTCTTTTCTGCATAAGTGATGACGATACCATGCAGGGAATGACCTGCCTGAAGATTGCCCCCGGAGATGAGAACCAGGTGGAATTCTGTGCTTTTAACGGGCATCAGCTGAGCCTGTACATCCATGAAAGCAGTGGCTTAAGAGAGATCCTGCCCGAAAAGGGAATAATGATCGCCAAGAAATACCTCATGGATCTTCGCAAATGGGTTCCTGAGTCGGATATTCAGATAACCATCACCGATTCAAAGATATTTTTCAGGACACTGGACAAAAAAGAATGCTTTAGTCTGCCCCTGAACATGCATCAGTTTCCCAATTACCGCGATTTTATAAACAACTACTCGGAAAAGCTTGGTGGGCCTCTGGTAACCACAAAAAATGATCTCATGGATTCCTTAGAGAGAATTCTAATATTCAACACTGATTCTCAGATGTCCACCCTCATGAGGCTTGGACAGGAAGAGATCTATATGACCAGTACTGCCGTGGATTCAGGAGAAGCTGAAGAGGTTGTCGGCTGCAGTTACCAGGGTAATCTAAAGGAGGTGGTTTTCAACACCAAAAGCCTCCTGGAAATCCTGGGCCATATCGATGACGATAACGTGGTCATGAAGTTTTCAGGTCCCATAGAACCGTGCAGGATAAACGGAGAAAACGACCAAAAGTACTACGTCATGACCATGCCGGTACAGATCGAAGAAGAGACCTATTACACCGAAGAAGAAATGGATTAA
- a CDS encoding homocysteine biosynthesis protein yields the protein MAFNKQVNRTIDEINQKIKSGKAVVVNARQMASLVRDKGKVEAAREVDVVTTGTFSPMCSSGMIFNFAQKPPMIKGHKIWLDNVPCYGGLAAADSFIGVTETTENDPLNKVYPGTFTYGGGHVIENLVRGNSVHLRVQGYGTDCYPRKLLEKDITLGELKSAVLFNPRNAYQNYNCAVNLTNRIKYTYMGPLRANMGNLNFATAGSLSPLFNDPYFLTTGLGTRIFLGGGTGYVIGEGTQHNPDPPRNERGIPKMPAGTLMVKGDLKQMNHRYIRGISFAGYGCSMAVGLGIPIPVLNEDIAWYAGVDDSEIHMPVIDYGYEYGAGKAKILAYVTYEQLLSGSVEINDKKVTTVPLTSYSMSLEIADQLKDWIQSGEFFLTQAQDKIESN from the coding sequence ATGGCTTTTAATAAACAGGTAAACAGAACCATTGACGAGATAAATCAGAAAATCAAGTCTGGTAAAGCAGTGGTAGTCAATGCACGGCAGATGGCTTCCCTGGTCCGGGATAAGGGCAAGGTGGAGGCAGCCAGGGAAGTTGATGTGGTAACCACCGGTACTTTTTCTCCAATGTGTTCCTCGGGCATGATTTTTAACTTTGCCCAAAAACCACCCATGATCAAGGGCCACAAGATATGGCTGGATAACGTCCCCTGCTATGGAGGACTGGCAGCTGCTGATTCATTTATCGGTGTTACGGAAACAACGGAAAACGATCCCCTGAACAAGGTTTATCCAGGTACTTTTACCTACGGTGGTGGACATGTGATTGAAAACCTCGTCCGGGGAAATTCCGTACACTTGCGTGTCCAGGGATATGGTACAGACTGTTATCCCCGAAAACTTCTGGAAAAGGATATAACCCTTGGCGAACTCAAAAGTGCTGTACTTTTCAACCCCAGAAATGCCTACCAGAATTACAACTGTGCTGTGAACCTCACCAACAGGATCAAATATACTTACATGGGTCCGCTAAGGGCTAATATGGGTAATCTCAACTTCGCTACCGCAGGTTCCCTGAGCCCTTTGTTCAATGATCCTTATTTTCTGACCACAGGGCTTGGCACCAGAATTTTTCTGGGCGGTGGCACAGGATATGTTATTGGTGAAGGTACCCAGCACAATCCTGATCCACCACGAAATGAGCGCGGCATCCCCAAGATGCCCGCAGGGACCCTGATGGTCAAAGGGGATTTGAAACAGATGAACCATAGATATATCCGTGGAATCAGTTTTGCCGGTTATGGATGCTCCATGGCTGTTGGACTTGGCATCCCCATTCCGGTGTTAAACGAGGATATAGCCTGGTATGCAGGAGTTGACGATTCTGAAATCCACATGCCGGTTATTGATTACGGGTACGAATATGGAGCAGGCAAGGCCAAAATACTGGCTTATGTCACGTATGAGCAACTCCTATCAGGAAGTGTGGAGATAAACGACAAAAAGGTGACTACAGTACCCCTGACCAGTTACTCCATGTCCCTGGAGATTGCAGACCAGTTAAAGGACTGGATCCAGTCAGGTGAATTTTTTCTGACCCAGGCACAGGATAAAATTGAATCCAACTGA